In the Enterococcus wangshanyuanii genome, one interval contains:
- a CDS encoding HNH endonuclease signature motif containing protein: MIWEKENGPIPAGHVLMFSDGNKENIRLDNLLLITQNQLLQMNRNGWIGEDREITETGLLLADLVSRLAEKKRSRKKEK; encoded by the coding sequence GTGATTTGGGAAAAAGAGAATGGCCCAATCCCTGCTGGACATGTATTAATGTTTTCTGATGGTAACAAAGAAAATATTCGACTCGATAATCTATTGTTGATCACTCAAAATCAGTTACTACAGATGAACCGCAATGGTTGGATAGGTGAAGACCGTGAGATCACTGAGACTGGACTTCTATTGGCGGATCTAGTTAGTCGGTTAGCAGAAAAAAAGAGAAGCAGAAAAAAAGAAAAGTAA
- a CDS encoding JAB domain-containing protein, with the protein MNVPSSDVLQILHEIDSRFSPKIRPYSVVLVTLSNSNQILSSDIIYTGKLEHQLSVKKLILNIALRHQAEQLLVVQYRSEPIKQLTPIDIAFAQSLKEICGCVDINVLDFIIRERRC; encoded by the coding sequence ATGAATGTTCCCTCGTCTGACGTTCTACAAATTTTGCATGAAATTGACTCTAGATTTTCACCAAAAATCAGACCTTACAGCGTAGTTTTAGTTACATTATCGAATTCCAATCAAATTCTTTCTTCTGACATCATTTACACTGGAAAGCTAGAACATCAATTATCTGTAAAAAAATTGATTTTAAACATTGCCTTGCGACATCAGGCAGAGCAGTTACTAGTTGTTCAATATCGTTCAGAACCAATTAAGCAACTAACTCCTATTGACATTGCTTTTGCCCAAAGCCTAAAAGAAATATGCGGTTGTGTAGACATAAACGTACTTGATTTCATTATTCGTGAAAGGCGCTGTTGA